One Camelus bactrianus isolate YW-2024 breed Bactrian camel chromosome 14, ASM4877302v1, whole genome shotgun sequence genomic region harbors:
- the LOC105083458 gene encoding protocadherin-8, which translates to MSPARRGGSPCLFPLQLFSLCWVLSVAQSKTVRYSTFEEDAPGTVIGTLAEDLHMKVSGDTSFRLMKQFNSSLIRVREGDGQLTVGDAGLDRERLCGQAPQCVLAFDVVSFSQEQFRLVHVEVEVRDINDHAPRFPRAQIPVEVSEGAAVGTRIPLEVPVDEDVGANGLQSVRLAEPHSPFRVELQTRADGAQCADLVLLQELDRESQAAYSLELVAQDGGRPPRSATAALSVRVLDANDHSPAFPQGAVAEVELAEDAPVGSLLLDLDAADPDEGPNGDVVFAFGARTPPEARRLFRLDPRSGRLTLAGPVDYERQDTYELDVRAQDRGPGPLAATCKVIVRIRDVNDNAPDIAITPLAAPGAPAASSFAPAGAALGGADATSSTGPGTPEAGAISLVPEGAARESLVALVSTSDRDSGANGQVRCALYGHEHFRLQPAYAGSYLVVTAASLDRERIAEYNLTLVAEDRGAPPLRTVRPYTVRVSDENDNAPLFTRPVYEVSVRENNPPGAYLATVAARDPDLGRNGQVTYRLLEAEVGRAGGAVSTYVSVDPATGAIYALRSFDYETLRQLDVRIQASDGGSPQLSSSALVQVRVLDQNDHAPVLVHPAPANGSLEVAVPGRTARDTAVARVQARDADEGANGELAFDLLQQEPREAFAIGRRTGEIVLTGDLSQEPPGRVFRALLVISDGGRPPLSTTATVSFVVTAGGGRGLVSPASAGNPERSRPPGSRLAASGPALQWDTPLIVIIVLAGSCTLLLAAIIAIATTCNRRKKEVRKGGSRREERPGAAGGGASAPGSPEEAARGAGPRPNMFDVLTFPGSGKAPFGSPAADAPPPAVAAAEVPGSEGGSATGESSCHFEGQQRLHGAHAEPYGASPGFGKEPAPPVAVWKGHSFNTISGREAEKFSGKDSGKGDSDFNDSDSDISGDALKKDLINHMQSGLWACTAECKILGHSDRCWSPSCGGGPSTHASTHPPAQMSTFCKSTSLPRDPLRRDNYYQAQLPKTVGLQSVYEKVLHRDYDRTVTLLSPPRPGRLPDLQEIGVPLYQSPPGRYLSPKKEANENV; encoded by the exons ATGAGTCCAGCGAGGCGCGGGGGCAGCCCCTGCCTTTTCCCCTTGCAGCTTTTCAGCCTCTGCTGGGTGCTGTCAGTGGCCCAGAGCAAGACAGTGCGATACAGCACCTTCGAGGAGGATGCCCCCGGCACGGTCATCGGGACCCTGGCTGAAGACCTGCATATGAAAGTGTCCGGAGACACAAGCTTCCGCCTGATGAAGCAGTTCAACAGCTCGCTGATTCGGGTGCGCGAGGGCGACGGGCAGCTGACCGTCGGAGACGCGGGCCTGGACCGCGAGCGGCTGTGCGGCCAAGCCCCACAGTGCGTGTTGGCCTTCGACGTGGTCAGCTTCTCGCAGGAGCAGTTCCGGCTGGTGCACgtggaggtggaggtgagggACATCAACGACCACGCGCCGCGCTTTCCCCGGGCCCAGATCCCCGTGGAGGTGTCGGAGGGTGCGGCCGTGGGCACGCGCATCCCGCTGGAGGTGCCGGTGGACGAGGACGTGGGCGCCAACGGGCTGCAGAGCGTGCGTCTGGCCGAGCCGCACAGCCCCTTCCGCGTGGAGCTGCAGACGCGAGCGGACGGCGCCCAGTGCGCGGACCTGGTGCTGCTGCAGGAGCTGGACCGCGAGAGCCAGGCCGCTTACAGCCTGGAGCTAGTGGCCCAGGATGGGGGCCGCCCGCCGCGCTCCGCCACGGCTGCCCTCAGCGTGCGCGTGCTGGACGCCAACGACCACAGTCCGGCCTTCCCGCAGGGCGCCGTGGCCGAGGTGGAGCTTGCAGAGGACGCGCCGGTGGGCTCTCTGCTACTCGACCTGGACGCAGCCGACCCCGACGAAGGCCCCAACGGCGACGTGGTGTTCGCCTTCggcgcccgcaccccgcccgagGCTCGCCGCCTCTTCCGCCTCGACCCGCGCTCGGGCCGTCTCACCCTGGCCGGGCCCGTGGACTACGAGCGCCAGGACACTTACGAACTGGACGTGCGGGCGCAGGACCGCGGCCCCGGGCCGCTCGCAGCCACTTGCAAGGTCATCGTGCGCATCCGCGACGTGAATGACAACGCACCTGACATCGCCATCACCCCCCTGGCCGCCCCGGGCGCGCCTGCCGCCTCTTCCTTCGCCCCCGCCGGCGCCGCTCTCGGGGGAGCGGACGCGACCTCGTCGACCGGGCCCGGGACGCCAGAAGCTGGCGCCATCTCACTGGTGCCAGAGGGGGCGGCGCGCGAGAGCCTGGTGGCGCTGGTCAGCACCTCGGACAGGGACTCGGGCGCCAACGGGCAGGTGCGCTGCGCCCTCTATGGGCACGAGCACTTCCGGCTGCAGCCGGCCTACGCCGGCAGCTACCTGGTGGTGACTGCTGCGTCCCTGGACCGCGAGCGCATCGCCGAGTACAACCTGACGCTGGTGGCCGAGGACCGCGGCGCGCCCCCACTACGCACTGTGCGGCCCTACACCGTGCGCGTGAGCGACGAGAACGACAACGCGCCGCTCTTCACGCGGCCGGTCTATGAGGTATCAGTCCGTGAGAACAACCCGCCAGGAGCCTACTTGGCCACGGTGGCCGCCAGGGACCCAGACCTGGGCCGCAACGGCCAGGTCACCTACAGGCTGCTGGAGGCCGAGGTGGGCCGCGCTGGGGGGGCCGTGTCCACCTATGTCTCCGTGGACCCGGCTACGGGGGCCATCTACGCACTGCGCAGCTTTGACTATGAAACTCTTCGCCAGCTCGACGTGCGCATCCAGGCGAGCGATGGCGGCTCCCCCCAGCTCTCCAGCAGTGCTCTGGTGCAAGTACGGGTGCTGGACCAGAACGACCACGCACCGGTCCTCGTGCACCCAGCGCCGGCGAACGGCTCCCTGGAAGTGGCGGTCCCTGGGCGCACCGCAAGGGACACGGCCGTGGCGCGCGTGCAGGCCCGGGACGCGGACGAGGGCGCCAACGGGGAGCTGGCGTTCGACCTGCTGCAGCAGGAGCCGCGAGAAGCCTTCGCCATCGGCCGCCGCACGGGGGAGATCGTGCTCACCGGTGACCTTTCCCAGGAGCCGCCAGGCCGCGTGTTCCGGGCGTTGCTGGTCATATCCGACGGCGGCCGCCCCCCGCTCTCCACTACCGCCACTGTCAGCTTCGTGGTGACAGCAGGCGGCGGGCGCGGCCTGGTGTCGCCGGCCAGTGCAGGGAACCCAGAGCGCTCTCGCCCGCCCGGCTCGCGGCTCGCGGCGTCGGGGCCAGCATTACAATGGGACACGCCGCTGATCGTCATCATCGTGCTGGCCGGGAGCTGCACGCTGCTGCTGGCCGCCATCATCGCCATCGCCACCACCTGCAACCGCCGCAAGAAGGAGGTGCGCAAAGGGGGGTCCCGCCGGGAAGAGCGGCccggggcggcgggcggcggagCCTCGGCTCCCGGCTCCCCGGAGGAGGCCGCCCGGGGAGCCGGGCCCAGGCCCAACATGTTCGACGTGCTCACCTTCCCTGGCAGCGGCAAAGCGCCCTTTGGCAGCCCCGCGGCCGACGCGCCCCCGCCCGCGGTCGCCGCGGCCGAAGTGCCGGGCTCGGAGGGCGGCAGTGCCACCGGGGAAAGCTCCTGTCACTTCGAGGGGCAGCAGCGGCTCCACGGCGCACACGCCGAG CCCTACGGTGCCTCTCCTGGCTTCGGAAAGGAGCCGGCGCCCCCAGTGGCAGTCTGGAAAGGACATTCTTTCAACACCATCTCCGGCCGAGAAGCTGAGAAGTTCAGCGGCAAAGACAGCGGCAAAGGGGACAGTGATTTCAACGACAGCGATTCCGACATCAGCGGGGACGCTCTGAAGAAGGATCTCATCAACCACATGCAGAGTG GACTGTGGGCGTGCACCGCGGAGTGTAAGATCCTGGGCCATTCTGACCGCTGCTGGAGCCCTTCCTGCGGTGGAGGGCCCAGCACACACGCCTCCACTCACCCACCAGCCCAGATGTCAACTTTCTGTAAGAGCACATCCCTGCCCCGGGATCCCCTGCGCAGGGACAATTACTACCAGGCCCAGCTACCCAAGACAGTGGGGCTGCAGAGTGTCTATGAGAAAGTGCTACACAGAGACTATGACAGGACAGTCACTCTGCTCTCCCCTCCTCGTCCAGGGAGGCTCCCAGACTTGCAGGAGATCGGGGTACCCCTCTATCAGTCTCCTCCTGGCAGGTACCTGTCCCCAAAGAAGGAAGCCAATGAAAATGTGTAA